The Geobacter metallireducens GS-15 region GAGAGTGGCAGGCTCATTGACCTTGCTCTTGTTTCAGGCGGGGGGACAACGACCGTGACGGCGGTGAACTTCCGCAAGATCGTCGGCTATACCGCCATCAAGAGCACCAATTTTACGGTTAGAGTCACCAGCGACTTGGTTCGCTTTACCGGTACCGGTTACGGGCATGGAGTCGGCCTCTGTCAGTGGGGCGCGAAACAACGGGCATCCGATGGTTTCACCTACCGGGAGATTCTTGCCTATTACTATCCCGGTGCGCTCCTGAGCAAGCTCCCGGTGGGGCAGGGTGTCGATGCGCGTTGACGATTTCGACTATGAACTGCCTCCGGAGTTGATAGCCCAGGAACCCTTGGACCGACGTGACGCCACCCGACTCATGACCGTCGACCGGTTGAAGGGAGAGGTCGGCGAGGTCTCTTTCCGCGAAATAACCCGGCTTTTCCGGCCGGGAGACCTCCTGGTGGTGAACGACACCCGTGTCATTCCGGCGCGTTTTTTCGGCGTCAAGGAGAGTGGTGGCCGTGTGGAGGTTTTCCTGGAAAGGAGGCTTGCCGCCGTGGGAGAACGGTGGCAGTGTCTGCTCCGTTCCTCCAAGCCGTCGCGACCCGGTACCCGGATAGTGCTCGCGGAAGGTGTGTCCGCGGAGGTCATCGGGCGCAGTGACGGGGATACGTGGTGTGTTTCGTTTACCCCCGTGACAGGGTTCGATGAATGGCTGGAACGCAACGGCGCAATGCCTCTGCCTCCTTACATAAGGAGGAGCGCGGCTGACGCAGACCGGGAGCGGTATCAGACGGTTTTTTCCCGCCAGCGTGGCGCGGTCGCCGCACCGACGGCAGGCCTCCATTTTACTCCCGAACTGCTGGATGAGCTACGGGAGCGAGGCGTAGAGATTGCCACCCTTACCCTCCATGTGGGGCTCGGTACGTTTATGCCAATCAGGGTTGAACGGGTGGAAGAGCACCGGATGCACCGTGAGCGGTATATCATCCCCTCTGCGACCGCCGACGCGGTGAATGCCCGGAAGGGGGGCAAAGGGAGGGTAATCGCTCTGGGAACCACCACGTGCCGCACCCTGGAGCATGCCGCCCGTGACGATGGCCGCGTGGCAGCCGGCGCGGGAGAAACAGGCATCTTTATCTATCCGGGCTACCACTTCAAAACGGTGGATGCCCTCATTACCAATTTTCACCTCCCCAAATCGACCCTGCTCATGCTCGTTTCGGCCTTTGCCGGGAAGGAGCTTCTCTTCAGGGCATACCATGAGGCGGTGACTCGGCGTTTCCGGTTTTTCAGCTACGGCGACGCGATGTTTGTACATTAGGCCGCTTGCCGTTGCCGGCTGACCGCGAGATAATCAGGACGGATTTTGATCCATTTCAAACTTATAAAGAAAGACGGCGCAGCCCGTCTCGGCTCTTTGACAACCCCCCGCGGCACCATCGAGACGCCGATTTTCATGCCGGTCGGAACCCAGGCCACAGTGAAGGCCATGACCCCCGAGGAGCTGAAGACCATCGGTGCCCGGATCATCCTGGCCAACACGTACCATCTTTATATTCGCCCCGGCCATGAATTGGTGAGGCGCATGGGCGGGCTTCACCGTTTCATGAACTGGGATCGGCCGATCCTTACCGACAGCGGCGGGTTTCAGGTCTTCAGCCTGAACGAACTGCGCAAAATCACCGAGGAGGGGGTCAAGTTCCGGTCCCATCTGGACGGTTCCTATCATTTTATCTCTCCCGAGGACGCCATTGCCATTCAGGGGGCTCTGGGGAGCGACATCGCCATGTGTTTCGACGAGTGTACTCCCTACCCGGCCACCCACGACTACGCCCGCCGCTCCATGGAGATGACCACCCGGTGGGCCAGGCGCTGCAAGGATGCGAAGACGCGGGAGGATCAGGCTCTCTTCGGGATCGTTCAGGGGGGGATGTACCGGGACCTGCGGGAGCGAAGCGCCGCGGAACTGCGGGAGATCGGCTTTGACGGTTACGCCATGGGAGGGCTCTCCGTTGGCGAGGAAAAGGAAGTCATGCACGAGGTGCTGGAGTACGCCGCGCCGATGCTTCCCGAAGACCGGCCCCGCTATGTGATGGGAATCGGGGCGCCGGAGGATCTCATCGAGGCGGTCTGGCACGGCTTCGACATGTTCGATTGCGTGATGCCCACGCGAAACGCCCGCAACGGGATGCTCTTCACCTCCTTTGGTAGGGTCAACATCAAGGGGGCGGCCTATGCCGAGGACGCCGGCCCTCTGGATTCCGAATGCGACTGTTACGTCTGTCGCACCTACAGCAGGGCCTATCTGAGGCATCTGTACCGCTCGGGGGAGATTCTCGCGTCGCGGCTCAACACGTACCATAACCTGTACTATTATCTGTCCCTCATGGCAAAGGCGCGGGCCGCCATTGCCGAGGGACGGTTCGCCGCGTTCCGGCAGGAGTTTTACGCCAAGAGGGAGTTGCAGGGGCAATCCTAGAGATTGCTCCATAAAAAAAGAGGGGGCTTCGGGCTTCCTCTCTATAAATCGTCCGGAGGTTACACAATGTTCGGAGTTGCTTTTGCAATGGCTGCACAACCGGGAGGAGCCCAGCCCGGCGGCGCCATGGGCGCTTTTCAGGCTATCCTGCCCCTCGTCTTCATGTTCGCCATCTTCTACTTCCTTCTGATCCGCCCCCAACAGAAGAAGGCCAAGGATCACCGCACGCTTCTCGATTCCCTCAAGAAGGGGGATCAGGTTGTTACCGCCGGCGGCATCCACGGGAAGGTGGGCGCCATAGACGGCGACGTCGTGCTCCTCGAAATTGCCTCGGGGGTCACCATCAAGATTTCCAAGGGTTATATCGCCACCCTGAAGAAGGATTAGAACCTACGGGGATCTGAAAGGAGCTTCGCGCATGTCAAAGGGGCTTACCTGGCGCTTTGGCCTTATCCTGCTGTTCATTTTTCTGTCGGGTATCTACCTGACCCCGACCTTTGTGTCTCCCCTTCCGTCGTGGTGGAAAGGGCTTCTTCCCAAGGACCGGATCAACCTGGGGCTTGACCTTCAGGGGGGGACACACCTGGTGATGGAGGTGGAGATCCAGAAGGCGGTGGAGGGCGCCCTCGACCTCATCGCGAGCGATCTGGAAGACAGCCTTTCCGCCAAGACCATCCGGTTCAAGAAGATCGGGCGGATCGCATCGGATCGGATCCAGCTCACGTTCTACGACCGGGGCACCGCCGACACGGTGCAGAAGATGGTCAAGGAGAAATATCCGACCCTGGAGCTCGTCCCTCCCTATGACGAGGGGGGATTCGTCAGCATGCAGCTCCGCATGGGTGAGAAGGAAGCCCAGGAGCGCAAGGACCGGGCCGTTGCCCAGGCACTTGAGACGATCCGCAACCGGATAGACCAGTTCGGCGTTTCCGAGCCGGTCATTGCCCGGGAAGGGCTCACCCATATCGTGGTCCAGCTTCCGGGCATAAAAGACCCGAAGCGGGCCATCGAGCTCATCGGCCGGACGGCCCGGCTGGAGTTCAAGCTGGTTGACGAGACGGTCAATCCGGCCACGGCAACTCCCGGCACCATCCCCGAAGACTCCGAGCTCCTCATGGAGAAGAAGACCGACCCCACCACCGGCGCCGTAACCGAAATACCCCTGGTGGTCAAGAAAAAGGCGATGATTACCGGTGATCTCCTCACCAACGCCCAGGTCCGGATCGATTCCCAGTTCAACCAGCCCTACGTGGCGATCGAGTTCAACTCCACCGGCGCCCGCCTCTTCGACCAGGTAACCGCCGCCAACGTGGGGAAACGTTTCGCCATTGTGCTCGATAACAATATCTACTCCGCGCCGGTGATCCGGGAGCGGATTTCGGGTGGCAGCGCCCAAATCTCCGGCTCGTTCTCCGAGAAAGAGGCCGCTGACCTGGCCATCGTACTCCGGGCGGGATCTCTCCCCGCACCGGTCAAGGTGATCCAGAACGAGACGGTTGGTCCTTCCCTGGGGCAGGACTCCATCACCAAGGGGCTGATGGCCGGTCTCGTGGGGGTGGCGCTCGTCGTTGTCTTCATGGCGATATACTATAAGCTCGCCGGCCTGGTGGCCAACTTCGGCATGGTGCTCAACGTGCTCTACCTCATGGGCGCCCTGGCGGCCCTAGGAGCGACCCTGACCCTGCCGGGCATCGCCGCCATCGTCCTGCTGATCGGCATGTCCGTTGACTCCAACGTCCTCATCTTCGAACGGATCCGGGAGGAGATGCGGCTCGGCAAACCTCCCAAAGCGGCATTGGATGCCGGCTATGACAAGGCGTTCCTGACCATCATGGACTCCCACGTGACGACGCTCATCACGGCCGCCGTCCTCTTCCAGTTCGGCACCGGACCGGTCAAGGGATTTGCCGTGTCGTTGAGCCTGGGGATTATCATCAACCTGTTCACCGCTCTCGTGGGCACCAAGTCAATTTTCGACTTCGCCCTTTCGCGCCTGCGGATCAAGCGTCTGAGCATCTAGGGGGAGTCCATGGAATTTATCGGCAAGACACATATCGATTTTATGGGGATGAAGAAGTTTTCCTTCGCCATTTCCATTGTCATAGCGATTCTCGGCATTATCGGCATCGTGCGGATTGCCCTCGGGACAGCCAACATGGGGATCGACTTCTCCGGAGGCACCGCCGTGCAGCTCAAATTCGCCCAGCCGGTGCATATCGACCGGGCCCGTGAGGCCTTGGCGAAGCACGGTATCCATGACGCCAACCTTCAGGAGCTCAAGACGGGGAACAAACTCCTCGTGAAGGTAGGGAAGACCTCACTCCCCCAGGGGAACGCGGCGGACCTGATCCAGACTGCCTTCCAGAAAGAGTTGACCGGCAATACCTTCGTGGTTGAAAGCTCCACCGAGATCGGCCCTGCCATCGGCGACAAGCTCCGCAAGGACACCCTGGTCGCCGTGGCCATCTCCATGATCGGCATCCTCATCTACATTGCCTGGCGGTTCGACTTTACCTTCGGCGTGGGAGCGCTCGTTGCAACGCTTCACGACGTCCTCGCCATGTTTGCCGTCTTTTTCCTCCTGGACAAGGAGGTCAATCTCCTCTTCATTACGGCGGTCCTCACCATCGCCGGCTATTCACTCACCGATACCGTGGTCGTCTTTGACCGCATCCGGGAGAATCTCCATAAGAACACCAAGGATTCGCTGGAGACGATCTTCAACTTCAGCATCAACGAAGTCCTTTCCCGGACCATTATTACGGCACTTACCACCTTCCTGGCCGCCGGCTCCCTTTACTTCTTCGGCGGCGAGGTTATCCATGACTTTGCCCTGGCCCTTGTGGTCGGCATCCTCGTCGGTGTCTACTCATCCGTGTTCGTGGCGAGTCCCATTGTCGAGGTCTGGGGGCGTCGTCCCAAGGCCAGCAAGGCTTGACGTCAAGAGGAGACGATGATGAATAAGGAAACTGTGCTTTACGTGGTCATTGCGCTTCTTGTCGGCATCCTCGGCACCGTTCTCGTGGTCGGCGTGGTCAACAAGCAGAAACCTGCCCCGGCCACGGCAGGCATTCCCGCCGGCGGCGGATCTCCCGTCGACTACCAGCAGCGGATTGCCGAGGCCGAGAAAGTCGTTGCCAACGATCCCAAGAACCTCCAGGCCTGGATCCAGCTGGGCAATGACTATTTCGACACCGATCAGGCCCAGAAGGCTATCAACGCCTACGGCAAGGCCCTGGAGCTCGACCCGACCAACGCCAACGTACTTACTGACCAGGGGATCATGTTCAAGCGGGTCGGGTGGTTCGATAAGGCCATTGCCAACTTCGAGAAGGCGCAACAGCTCGATCCAAAACACCTGCAGAGTCTTTACAATCTCGGGGTTGTCTATATGAGCGACCTGAAACAACCCGCCAAGGCGGTGAAATACTGGGAACGCTACCTTGAACTGGATCCCATGGGGCCCAACTCCCAGCAAATTCGGACGATGTTGGAGGAGGCCAAGGGGATGGCGCAGACCCCATCCCCCCAGGGGCAACTCTTCAGGAAGTGATTTGACGGCATCGAATTCCCCGCTTCGGCGGGGTTTTTTTGTGGCCATTGTGCGAGGTGGGGTGGCAGAGAATGAAAGCGGTTGCCGAAAAGCGATGGGAGTTACGGACCAATGACAAGGAGGCTGCGCAGAGAATTGCCTCGGACTCTTCGGTCGACCCCTTCCTGGCAGCGCTGCTCGCCAACCGGGGCATCGCGGATGGCGAATCCGCGCGCCGCTTTCTTTCCTCTTCCCTGGGGGACGTGAGCGATCCCTTCCTTCTGAAGGGAATGGAAGAGGCAGTTGCCCGCCTCTGTGCGGCACGGGCACGACGTGAAACTGTGTGCGTCTACGGCGATTATGATGTGGATGGGATTACTGCCACGGCATTGCTGGTAAGCTTTTTTCGTGCGGTTGGTATCCGCTGCTTCTATCATATTCCGAAACGCCTCGAAGAGGGATACGGCCTTTCGGTGGACGGCCTGCGCAAGGTGGCCGAGCAGGCGCAGGTTGTCGTTACGGTCGACTGTGGGGTGAATGCCGTGGCCGAGGCGGAACTCTGCCTTACGTTAGGGGTTGACCTCGTCATCACCGACCACCACACCCCTGGTCCGGCCATCCCGAAAGCCTGTGCCGTTATCAATCCACTTCAGCCGGGCTGTTCCTATCCCTTTAAATCCCTTGCAGGCGTGGGCGTCGCTTTTAACGTGATGGTCGCCCTTCGGGGGCGTCTCAGGGCGGAAGGGGCATTCGCCGGAGGAAACGGACCGAATCTGCGGGAATACCTCGACCTCGTCGCCCTCGGAACCATTGCCGATGTGGTTCCTCTCGTGGGAGAGAACCGGATATTCGTTAAATATGGGCTCCGGGAACTTTCCGCTTCGTCGCGGGTTGGAGTGAAGGCCCTTAAGGATGTGGCGGGAGTCACCGGCGCCGTGAGTTGTGGTGCTGTCGGCTTCAGGCTTGCACCGCGACTTAACGCAGCCGGCAGAATGGAGGATGCCGCTGCCGGGGTTGAACTTCTCCTTGAGACCGAGCCTGGCCGTGCCGCGGCCATTGCCGCGGAACTGGATGCGAATAACGACGAGCGCCAGGCCCTGGAGCGGCAGATTCTGACGGACGCCCTGGGACGGGTTCAAGGGAATACCGCCATGGAGGGGAGAAAAAGTATCGTTCTCGCCTCCGCTGCGTGGCATCCGGGGGTCATCGGGATCGTTGCCTCGCGAATGGTCGATCTCTTCCATCGTCCGACCGTGCTCATTGCTCTGCAGGAAGGAAACGGCCGGGGATCGGGGCGCAGTATTCCGGGCTTTCACCTCTACGATGCCCTCGGCGCCTGCGCCGACCAACTCGTGAAGTTCGGCGGGCACCGTTACGCTGCCGGGCTTTCAATTGATGAGCCAACGCTGGAACTGTTCGTGGACCGCTTCGAAGAAGTTGCTGCGGGGTTGCTGTCCGCCGACGACCTGATACCGGTGCTCCGCGTGGATGCTGTACTCTCGGCCCAGCAGGTGACAGCTGGTCTGGCGGACGCGCTTTCGTCCCTGGAGCCCTTCGGCGCGGGAAATCCCGAACCGCTGTTCGTGCTGAAAGATATGGAGATCGTGCGGCGGTGGGCCGTTCGCGGCAACCATCTCAAAGTACGGCTTTCTGGTGGAGGATTCACTTTTGACGCCATTGGTTTTAATCTTGCAACGAAGGAGGACAGCTTGCCAGATCTCGTGGATATCGTTTTTACGCTCGGCTGGAACGAGTGGAACGGCCGCAAAACCCTGCAACTGAGCCTCAAGGACATCAGGGAGTCCGGTCAGGTGCTTGAGCCATGCTGAGGGAAGAGCGTTTCAATAAAGCTGACCGTATTATCGCGGTCGGATTCTGGGCCAACGCAGGGCTCATGATCATGAAACTCCTGGCCGGCTATTTCGGGAAATCGGAAGCGGTGTTTGCCGATGGCCTGGAGAGCGCCTGTGATTTCATTGCGATTCTCTCCACGATGATTGCGCTTAAGGTCGGACGTCAACCATTCGACCCGAAACATCCCTACGGGCACGGCAAAGCGGAGAGCATCGCGGCAGTCCTTGTTTCGCTGGTCATCTTTTCAACGGGCATAGGGATTCTTGTTAAGGCCGTCCACACCATTATGGACCGCACCTATCAGACCCCTGATCTGATTGCGGTGCTTGCTGCTCTTGTCACCATTGCGGTCAAGGAATGGTTGTACCGCTACACGGTATCGACCGGAAAGCATCTTGAGAGCCCCGCACTGGCGGCGGTTGCCAAGGATCATCGCAAGGATGCTGTGACGTCCATCGCCACCCTCGTTGGCGTCTTCGGCGCCTACCTGGGGGCCGGCGTCATGGATCCCCTGGCCGCCGGACTCACGGCGTTCTTCATTTTTCACATCGGCTATGAAACATGCATGGGAGCCATCCATGACCTCATGGATGGCCTCCCCTCCGGTGATCTTATCCAATCGATCTCCGAAGTGGCCGAAGCGGTTGACGGAGTGGAGCACGTCCATGAAATCCGGGGGAGGAGATCGGGCCAGTACATCATTATTGATCTCAAACTCGATATGGACCCAGAGATGACCGTCAAGCGCTCCCATGACATCGCCACAACGGTTAAGCGGCTTATTTTCGAGCAATTCCCCAATGTGGGAGACGTGATGATCCACATTAATCCCCATGACGAAGAACATGAGGATCTGATCAGGCTGTAACGGTTGCAATTGACATTGTCATGCTATTATGGATATTGATGACAACTTAATTTACGTGCCGTAGTTGTCAATGTCGCTATCTGACTCATGCCAGTGACGGACACTCAGGGAATACGATGATAACGATACTTTTCATCTCCGACGATACTCGGGTTCCTGACCTCATTGCCCGGGTGCAGTCCCAGCTCAAGGCCAGAATGAGGCTCGCTACCGATTTCGATCAGGGGCTCAAGGAGGTATTTGACAACAGGCCCTCTGCAGTCTTCATCCAGGGTGACATCTCGGGAATCTCCGGTGAGACCGTTGCGCGCCACATAAAAACCCTCCTCCGTGGTGATGCACCCCGCATTGTGCTCATACATACAGCACCCCTGCCGACGCAGGGAGTGAAAAAATGGTTCGATGATGCAATCGATTTCTCTCTGCCGCAGGCGGAGCTTGCTGATCAATTTAAGCTTCGGCTGATGGAGATTGCCCCCGATCTCCGCATTGAAACGAATGACGTGCCGACTCGTCATGCTGGAAACGTCGCCGCTGCTGCCCCTAATGTGTCGGACCACCCTGCACCTTCTCATGGAGAGGCTGAACCCTTTGATTGGGAGGCGCCCGGGGATGCCGTTCCCCATGCCGTTCAGCCACCCTGTCATCAGGCGCACTCCGAAGTTGAGGAGAGGGATGAAAGCGATTCTTTGCCGGATGTCTCGCAGGTTCTGGTCGGCAGGGGAGCGGCAACAACCGGCCCTGGGATGCCTTCGCCAGGGTCCGAACTTCGGAACGTGATGCCGTCGATTATCGAAGAGTCCGCCACCACCCAGTCTACCTTTTCGGAACAGATTCCCTCGACCCCGGCCACCCCTTCTCCGCCACTGACTCCACTGCGCGAAGCGGAGCCGAAGCCAGCCCCTTTACGTCAACCTTCTCCGCTTCAAGCGGTCGAATCTTCCCGTGAGAGAACCGCCGCCTCCATGGCCGACTTCAGCGCAGAGATGACTAAAGAGGCAAAGGCGGAGTGGGTGACCATTCCTCCGCCGGACCGGGAACTCGGAGGGGCGACAGGACAGCGTCTCACCGTATGGGCTGCCGCCATTGTGGTGCTCCTCCTTGGCGCGATGGTGGGCGGGGCTTTACTGCTGAAGGGAGAAGGGAATAAGAAAAAACCTTCCCCGAAACCGGAAGCAATGCAAACGGCCCCGACCCGGACTTCGCCTGCGCCGGCCCCTCCCGCAAAGGCGATCCCTCTGAAGACTACCCCCGCGGCGCTTCCTTCTTTTATCCCCGCATCGGGGAAGGATGAGGGTTTTGGTAAGGTCCATCCCGGTTGGGAGCGATATCTCGGCAGGGGAACAGAGTACCGTCTATTCCGTGAGAACGGCCGCCTGAAGGCGGTGCAGGTCATTGCCCTCCGTGGCACTGCTGTCCCCGATACCCTCGTTGTTGCCGTTGTCAGGGAATTGACGGGGAGCGAACGCCTCGGCGCAGTATCGTCCCAGACAAAAAAGGGGGGGTACCTGCGTCAGGTAGGCAAGGTTGACGGAAAGGGCGAGGTCGTCATCTACCGCAAAGGAGGGGGCGTCCGGGGGGTTGTTGTAACCCTCAACTGAGGCATGATGCCCCGGGATAATCAATGCCTGCCCCTGTTTTTGCGGCCTGAGCTTTACAGCTGCATTTTTGCGGCGATACACGGGGGAGCTTTTTTCTGTTCTTCCTATAATAATTTTGTACAAGTACTTGAAAACGGGAGATGCAATGATAGCTACCCCCCCCCGACAAGCTGTTGCCATCGCACTCGCGATGCTGGCCTTCGGCGCTCTGCCGACGCAGGTGCGCGCCATTGACCCGCGCTTTGAGCTCGATCCGCGTTTCCTTGACAAGACCGCTGAATCACCTGCCAAGGAACGGGAGGAACGGCCGGTTCGAAAAGCGGCACGGTCGGCGACCGGGGCGTCTCACTATACCTATACCGTTAAGCCGGGGGACCACATTTTCAAAATTCTCATGAAGGAGTACGGTCTTTCCAATGCCGAGGCCGAAGCCCTCGTGCCCGAAGTGAAGCGTCTTAACGGAATCACGGACATCAGGAGACTCCATGCGGGGCAGTCCCTGCGCATCCCGCTGACGCACCGGCGCGAACATGCCGATGTGGCTGAGCGGAAGGAATCGAAGATTGTCCGCGGGGCGCCTGCAAGGACTGACGGTGCTGGAGGGAAAAGGCCGGGGTCTCTTGCCGCAGCCTCAGCCGGCAGTGACGGGAAGTCCGCGGGTCACACCATGCGGATGATGAATCTCTCCCCCGAGCAGGAACCGGCCAATCTCGACGCGGTTCGTCAAGTCTGGGGTGGCCTTGTCCCTTCCCGGCCGGTATCCTCTCGGCCGATTTCCATCGAGGACAAGAACTTTTCCCTGTCCCTCGACCCGGAATCATTCCCCTCGTTCCCCGCGGCAGATGGGGGAAGAGTGCTTGTGGATGCCGGGGGGAAGATTCCTCCTCTCGTGAGATCCCTCATTGAGGAGAAGGATCCGTCGGTGCGCATCGTTTCCGAGAGCCCCCGCAACCGCAAGCGCTTTATGGCGTCGCTTCTGGAAGGCGCCCGCTTCTATTCGGTGGCGGACAATGTCGCCCTCTCGTTTGGCGCCGATCCCAAGCTGACGGTCAACGCCGATTTCAAGATCGAAAAGACCCCGGAAAGCGTCCTGAATCACGATGTGGTGCTGATGAGCGTCGAGGAGTACCGGCGCGGTATGCCGCCGGTTCTGGTCCAGTTTCTTCGCCGCGAGGGGTTTCAGGTTCTGGAGCCCTTTCCCGCCGGTGACCAGGCATTGCCCCGTGGCGGGCGGACCCTTCACCAGATCACTGCCCACGATACCCGGGGGATCGTCGATGGTCTTCTGCGGGCACTCGACGTGCGCTACGAGGCTGACCGCAGCGTAGAGCTCTACGGTATGTCCGACGGCGGGCTCAGGCTCGAAGTGCGGGCCGACCGCTACTTCGAGGACGGGCGCGACCGCTATGTCGTGAGCTACTTTGATGGAGATCCGGTTTCCTATACCCTGACGAGGCTCCTTGAGACCCGGGGGTATCGGGTCGTTGTCCTTGACCCGAAGGACGACTTCCGGAAGGTTTCCGAAAAACTACTGGCTAGGCTCCGGCTTCCCGGTGTTTTCGCCCAGCACGATCTCCTCCAGTACCGGGACGCGCCCTACGGCATCCAGATGTCGGGGGTCCGCATGCGTGCCCAGGGGGCAGGGGGAGAGTCGGTCTTTCTTACCAATGTCGAGCTCGATCCGCTCTTCAGGGATCTCCTCGATTACAGCGGCTACTCGGTCATTTCCCATTAAAGAGGGTTTCCTGCTGCCATGTCCGTAAAGAAGGTCGGAGAGATACTTGTTGAAAATCGGCTGATTACCGAAGATCAGCTGCGGGAGGCCCTGGAACTTCAGAAGGTCTTCCCCGATCAGCCCGTGGGGCAGCTCCTCTGCAAGCTCGGCTTCCTTACCGAAAGCGATCTCTCCTACATCCTTGAACAGACCGGCAAGCGCCAGAAGCTTGGCGATATCCTCGTGCGTGAGCGGCTCATCGACCAGGAACGTCTTGGCCAGGCCCGCGAGGTCGCCAAGCGGGACGGCATCCCCCTCGCCAGGGCTCTGCGCAAGCTTCGCGTTGTGGAGGAGGAACCCCTCGCCAAGGCGGTGGCCGTCCAGTACGATCTGTCTTTCGTGCACATCAATACCCTTGAGATTGAAGCGGAGCTTGCCCGCTACATCAACCCCTCCTATGCCCAGAAGCAGCGGATTGTCCCCATCTCCAAGATTGGCAATACCCTGACCCTGGCCATGGCCTATCCGATAAGACTCCAGGAGCTGAAGGATCTCGAGCAGAGCATCCGTTCGCGGATTATTCCCGTTATCGCCGTGGAGAGTGAAATCCTCAAGGCCCAACAGCGCCTCTACCGGACCGCTGCCAGTTCTGTTGCCACCTTCGATGAGGCTGACCTTGAGATCGGTCCGGGAAGCATCTCGGAAATCCTGGGGGCCAATGCCGACGATGAACCCGACATCGAGGACGAGGTCAAGAAGGTATCCGAGCGTGACAGCATTATTGTGAAGCTCGTCAACAAGATCATCTTCGACGCCCACCAGAGCCGTGCCTCCGACATTCATATCGAGCCGTACCACGGCAAGAACGATATTGTTGTCCGGATGCGGGTGGACGGTCGGTGCAAGGTCTACCAGCGCATCCCCTACCGCTATAAGTACGCGATCCCCTCCCGCCTCAAGATCATGGCCGAGCTCGACATTGCCGAAAAACGCAAGCCCCAGGACGGAAAGATCAATTTCAAGAAGTTCGGTCCCCTCGACATGGAGCTTCGCATCGCCACCATGCCTACCGCCGGCGGGTTGGAGGATGTGGTGATCCGGCTTGTTAATACCGGCGAG contains the following coding sequences:
- the recJ gene encoding single-stranded-DNA-specific exonuclease RecJ, translated to MKAVAEKRWELRTNDKEAAQRIASDSSVDPFLAALLANRGIADGESARRFLSSSLGDVSDPFLLKGMEEAVARLCAARARRETVCVYGDYDVDGITATALLVSFFRAVGIRCFYHIPKRLEEGYGLSVDGLRKVAEQAQVVVTVDCGVNAVAEAELCLTLGVDLVITDHHTPGPAIPKACAVINPLQPGCSYPFKSLAGVGVAFNVMVALRGRLRAEGAFAGGNGPNLREYLDLVALGTIADVVPLVGENRIFVKYGLRELSASSRVGVKALKDVAGVTGAVSCGAVGFRLAPRLNAAGRMEDAAAGVELLLETEPGRAAAIAAELDANNDERQALERQILTDALGRVQGNTAMEGRKSIVLASAAWHPGVIGIVASRMVDLFHRPTVLIALQEGNGRGSGRSIPGFHLYDALGACADQLVKFGGHRYAAGLSIDEPTLELFVDRFEEVAAGLLSADDLIPVLRVDAVLSAQQVTAGLADALSSLEPFGAGNPEPLFVLKDMEIVRRWAVRGNHLKVRLSGGGFTFDAIGFNLATKEDSLPDLVDIVFTLGWNEWNGRKTLQLSLKDIRESGQVLEPC
- the tgt gene encoding tRNA guanosine(34) transglycosylase Tgt — translated: MIHFKLIKKDGAARLGSLTTPRGTIETPIFMPVGTQATVKAMTPEELKTIGARIILANTYHLYIRPGHELVRRMGGLHRFMNWDRPILTDSGGFQVFSLNELRKITEEGVKFRSHLDGSYHFISPEDAIAIQGALGSDIAMCFDECTPYPATHDYARRSMEMTTRWARRCKDAKTREDQALFGIVQGGMYRDLRERSAAELREIGFDGYAMGGLSVGEEKEVMHEVLEYAAPMLPEDRPRYVMGIGAPEDLIEAVWHGFDMFDCVMPTRNARNGMLFTSFGRVNIKGAAYAEDAGPLDSECDCYVCRTYSRAYLRHLYRSGEILASRLNTYHNLYYYLSLMAKARAAIAEGRFAAFRQEFYAKRELQGQS
- the secF gene encoding protein translocase subunit SecF, whose translation is MEFIGKTHIDFMGMKKFSFAISIVIAILGIIGIVRIALGTANMGIDFSGGTAVQLKFAQPVHIDRAREALAKHGIHDANLQELKTGNKLLVKVGKTSLPQGNAADLIQTAFQKELTGNTFVVESSTEIGPAIGDKLRKDTLVAVAISMIGILIYIAWRFDFTFGVGALVATLHDVLAMFAVFFLLDKEVNLLFITAVLTIAGYSLTDTVVVFDRIRENLHKNTKDSLETIFNFSINEVLSRTIITALTTFLAAGSLYFFGGEVIHDFALALVVGILVGVYSSVFVASPIVEVWGRRPKASKA
- the yajC gene encoding preprotein translocase subunit YajC; translation: MFGVAFAMAAQPGGAQPGGAMGAFQAILPLVFMFAIFYFLLIRPQQKKAKDHRTLLDSLKKGDQVVTAGGIHGKVGAIDGDVVLLEIASGVTIKISKGYIATLKKD
- the queA gene encoding tRNA preQ1(34) S-adenosylmethionine ribosyltransferase-isomerase QueA, yielding MRVDDFDYELPPELIAQEPLDRRDATRLMTVDRLKGEVGEVSFREITRLFRPGDLLVVNDTRVIPARFFGVKESGGRVEVFLERRLAAVGERWQCLLRSSKPSRPGTRIVLAEGVSAEVIGRSDGDTWCVSFTPVTGFDEWLERNGAMPLPPYIRRSAADADRERYQTVFSRQRGAVAAPTAGLHFTPELLDELRERGVEIATLTLHVGLGTFMPIRVERVEEHRMHRERYIIPSATADAVNARKGGKGRVIALGTTTCRTLEHAARDDGRVAAGAGETGIFIYPGYHFKTVDALITNFHLPKSTLLMLVSAFAGKELLFRAYHEAVTRRFRFFSYGDAMFVH
- the secD gene encoding protein translocase subunit SecD produces the protein MSKGLTWRFGLILLFIFLSGIYLTPTFVSPLPSWWKGLLPKDRINLGLDLQGGTHLVMEVEIQKAVEGALDLIASDLEDSLSAKTIRFKKIGRIASDRIQLTFYDRGTADTVQKMVKEKYPTLELVPPYDEGGFVSMQLRMGEKEAQERKDRAVAQALETIRNRIDQFGVSEPVIAREGLTHIVVQLPGIKDPKRAIELIGRTARLEFKLVDETVNPATATPGTIPEDSELLMEKKTDPTTGAVTEIPLVVKKKAMITGDLLTNAQVRIDSQFNQPYVAIEFNSTGARLFDQVTAANVGKRFAIVLDNNIYSAPVIRERISGGSAQISGSFSEKEAADLAIVLRAGSLPAPVKVIQNETVGPSLGQDSITKGLMAGLVGVALVVVFMAIYYKLAGLVANFGMVLNVLYLMGALAALGATLTLPGIAAIVLLIGMSVDSNVLIFERIREEMRLGKPPKAALDAGYDKAFLTIMDSHVTTLITAAVLFQFGTGPVKGFAVSLSLGIIINLFTALVGTKSIFDFALSRLRIKRLSI
- a CDS encoding tetratricopeptide repeat protein, which gives rise to MNKETVLYVVIALLVGILGTVLVVGVVNKQKPAPATAGIPAGGGSPVDYQQRIAEAEKVVANDPKNLQAWIQLGNDYFDTDQAQKAINAYGKALELDPTNANVLTDQGIMFKRVGWFDKAIANFEKAQQLDPKHLQSLYNLGVVYMSDLKQPAKAVKYWERYLELDPMGPNSQQIRTMLEEAKGMAQTPSPQGQLFRK